TGCCGGATTAGTAGTCATGAACAACGCATATTCGTTGAATTGTAAAGAAGTTCCAAAAATTAATTGTAAGTTCCCTACTAAGTGACCCACTAAAAACACGCATAAAAATAACCCTGTAAGAGACATCCACCATTTTTTTGCGATAGATGACTTTAAAAGTGCAGATTTTGCCATAGTATTAGTTTGAATGAATAGTTTTAAAAAAATCACACAAAAATAACGCTTATTCAGCCTAATAACAATAGGCAGTGCGTTATTTATAATGAATTTAAACAGCTACAACATTGCTTTTTTACGCTCAAAACAAACTAAAAATCAATACATTACTTAAAAAGTACGCACGGTATCAAAATCGGTAACAATAACATAATCTGCAAGATTATTATTTTCAGCAGCTAATTTATTCAAATCCGACTGCATAACGGTAGCAATTGTTACAACCTTTAAATTAGGGTCAGTTTGCTTTAAATACCAATAAATGCCTTCGAAATTATTAGAATGGTAAGATCCATGAAGATGAATAAACACCAAATTTTGTTTCCAAAACTTTAAAATATTATGCGCCATGGTATAATCTTTTATCGCTTGTGCTTTCGGAAAGTTTTTGTTGGCATGCACCGGATCGTCAAACATTGCTAACATAGCTTTGTAAGCCGATAAATTTTCGTCATAAGGCATTGGTAAAGCCGGAAACCATTGCTTATCGGTTTCTGGTAAAGCCAATAAAGCTTCTTCGCCTTGTTTAAAAAGCAAACTGGCATAACGGCGCGGAATATTAGTTGCAATAACTGGAATGCTATTTTCTTTACTAAAATCAACAATAGGTTTGTAATCGGTTTTATAATTGTTCCACAAACGGGCTAACGTATCTAATTGTTTTGCGGAAATTTGATTTGATAAATATTGATTTAAAACCGCTTGATTATCGGTTTCAAACATTTCCATACCAACAACAACTTTATGTTTTTGATGCAAGGTTTGTATTACCTTAAGTTGCAACCAATGCGCTGTAGAATTATCGTGCAATTCGCCAAAAAGTACCACATCAGCGTCAGCTAAACTTTTTAAAAACTTTTTATCCGAAATTTTTTTACCAGATTGATTAAAAATCACAAACGGCTCTAATTTTTGGGCATGCAAACTTATGCTGATAAAAAAGGCAAGAATAATATATATATTTTTCGTCATAATAAAAGTACTTTTGTATTACTTAGATTCAAGTTATGCTTAAAAACACAATTACTTATAAAAACGCAAAGGTTACCTACGTTTACAATCATTTAAATCTTAACAAACCTACAATAATTTGTTTACATGGCTTTTTAGAACACAAAACAATTTTTAATTTTTTATTTGAAGATGAAGCTTTTAACGCTTACAATTTAATTGCTGTTGATTTATTGGGTCATGCCGAAACTGATGCAATTGGTTATGTGCACACCATGGAAAATCAGGCCGAAATGATTATGCATTTAATGCAGCATTTACAAATACAAAAAACAAGTTTAATTGGCCATTCTATGGGTGGTTACGTAGCGTTGGCTTTTTTAGAAATGTTTCCGCAACACGTAACGCAATTATTTTTAATTAATTCTAGCGCAAAAGCAGATAACGATGTAAAAAAGGCTAACCGAGCACGAGGCATTGCATTGGTTAAAAAAAACGCAGCTGTTTTTATACAAATGGCCATTGCAAATTTGTTTGACGAACAAACCAAACAAAAGCAAGAAGCTACAATTAATGAACTTAAACAAATTGCTTTAGCCAACACAACGCAAGGCGTTATTGCCAATATGCAGGGTATGTTAGAAAGAAAAGATCGAGCATTTTTATTACACAATCACGATAATATTTACTTCATTGCCGGTACAAACGACAACATAATTCCGATTGATGAAGTTCGGGAGCAACTTGTAGGCACAAAACAACCAATTAATGAAATAAACGGTTATCATATGCTTTGGTTAGAACAACCCGAAGCGATACAAAAAATCCTTAAAGCTAAGCTTTAAGGATTTTTTTTATTTTCTTTCTTCTGTAAAAGGTAGATTGGGATCTAAAATTTCAGCCAATAAAGTAATTAATTGTGCTTTAAATTTTTCAATTATTTCATCAGTAATTTCGGTTTGCTTTAAATCTGTATCTTCAAACGAAATAAATCCGCTTTTAATATTTTTAAAAGATATCAGCCCAACTTCAATAGGATAATCCTGAAACTTCGAATACGTCATTAAGGCATAACAAAGCAATTGAATGGCTTTGGTCTTATCTGCATTAACAATTAAATCGTTCCAATCGCGAACTTTAACATCACTTGGTAAAACAGCTCCTGATTTGTAATCGGTAATGCGATATTTGCCATCTCGGTATTCAATTCTATCAACTTTACCGGCAATTTTAACCGGATAAGGCAATGCAGGATCTGTAAGTACAAATTCCTGATCATCTTCTAACGATAAAATTTTAACCGCAGCACCATTGGCAATTTCTTGCTTTTCAAGTTGTAAAAAATCATAAATATATTTTTCTGCAACTTTATAAGCAATTAAGTTTTTACCACTTGTTACATCACCAGATCCGTAAACATCTTTAAACTGCGCTTTAACTTCATGTTTAAAATCAGCAAGAAATTGATCTATAATAGCTTCTGACAAAAAGTTATTAATGTACGGCTTGTAAAGGTTTTCTAGAACATTATGAATTACGGTTCCTAAAGTGTTTGCAGCAATATTTTCTTCAACCTCATCAATATCTCGTATCCCTAAAACGCGTTGTTTATAAAACGATAACGGACTACGTAAATACGAACCAATAGAAGATGGAGAAAACCCTTTACCGCTAGCAATATGATGCAATCTTTGTTGTAATAAATCTGATTTTGGCACCACAACTTCTGCTTTAGGTATTTCTGGAATTGAAGGTGTATAATTTAATTCTTGTAAATTATGGTTCTGTTGTTTTTCTATAACCAACTGGGTAATAAATCGTGATTTTTCGCCTTTATCAATTCCGTCTGCGGGTTCAGAATTGTACAACAAATACACGTTTTTAGCACGCAACAACAAATGGTAAAAATGATAGGTATAAATAGCATCCTTTTCTTTAAACGTTGGTAAACCTAATTCAACTTTAACATCGTTTGGAATGAAGGAATTGGTTGATTTTCCTGCCGGAAAAACACCTTCGTTTAACGAGGTAATAATCACGGTTTCAAAATCTAAAACACGGCTTTCTAAAACCCCCATAATTTGCAAACCTTTTAAGGGTTCACCTTCAAACGAAACTTCGGCCATATCAACCGTTTGTTTGTAAATTGCAAACAGCATATCGAGCGAATCAATAAGATGGTGCTTTTTTTGGTACGTGCTTATTTTTAATAGCACCTGAAATATGGAGTAAATAAAAGCTAAAGTAATTTCGTCTTCGTTTTGTAACGCATTCGATTTATCATCATCTTCAAAATCAAATTGTTCTTTTATAGCAAAAACAATTTCTAATAATCGTTCAATTACAGCATCAACACCAGAATTCCAAGGTTGGAATAATAAATTTAAAAGCTTATCTCTATTTTTATCTTTTCTATCAGAAGATCCAAAAATAGCTGAATCTGGATACGAAACAAAAGTTATGTTTTTGGCGTTAATTTTATTAATAATTGCTTCACCATTAATTTTACTTTCAAGATAAGGATGCATTGCAACGGCACGTAAATCTTTATAATAAAACTCATAATTCGGACGGTTTAAAGCATGCAAATGCAGTTCGAACAATTTATGAATTAGCAATTGCGCAGGATTATTTTGAGCGCTATAACCCATGGTAATATTTAAAGCATCAACCGAGCTTGGCAAGGCTTTTAACACCGGTTGCAAAAGTGCTTCTTGCCCTAAAACCAAGGCAACCTTATTTAAATTTTGATGTTCTTTTTGAATATTCTCGATTAACTTTCCTGCTATTTTTGCTTGCCCAATAGATTTTGGCGTACCAATAATTTGAATATTTTTGGTTTCTGAAAATTCGTTAACCACCCATTCAAACGGATTGTTTTTATAATATTCCCATTGGTTGTAAAAACGACGAACAAAAAGACCGGCATCGTGATGTGTATCGTTTAGAAAAATGGCATCGATATCCCAAAAAACTTTTGCTTTTTGTGCTTCTAACATGCGCTGAAAAATAATTTCCTCCGCTTGATTTAACGCATTAAATCCTGCAAAAACAACAGAATGATCTGGAATTTGTTGCATGTACGTATTTAAGTTAGCAACCGCTTGTCGATAAACCAGCCCTTGATAACCTAGTTTTTTAGACAACAAATGTTCTGAAAAAGCTTGGTAATACAGCGGCAACTTGTCCCAAAACGCGATAGATTTATTAATCATTTGGGTTGCTTGATCGGCTTCTAAATTCCAACGTTTTAAAACCTCAATATCAGTCAAATATGTAAAAACCTTTTTGGTATCTAACAAATATCGATCGATTTCATTAAAATCTTGAATTAAAATTTTACCCCAATTCGCAAACGTATCAAACGATTGTAGGTTTTCGGTTTTGGTTAGTTTTTTGTAAACAGTATAAAACTCAAACAACAACTCAATATTATCTAAGGTGTTTATTTGCGCTAATTCTTGCACATATTCTTCAATGCTAATAATTTTAGGCACAAACAGATTTTTTTGTGCCCTTTTTTTAATGGTCTCAATTAAAAATACTTTTGCTCTTTGATTAGGAAGTACAACCGTTGTTGTGAAAAAAGTTTTCTTCCCAAACATCAAAAAGCTGTTGGGCAAGTTTTTCTAAAAAAAAGTCATCGTTTTTCATAGCTATAAATATAAAAAAAACGCCCTGATAAATCAGGGCGTTTTTATATAACATTTTAACTTGTCAAAATTATTTTACTAACTTAACTTCAACACGTCTGTTTTCAGCTCTACCTCTAGCAGTTTTGTTAGAAGCAACTGGATCTGCTTTACCAAATCCTTCTGAAGTTAAACGATCAGCATCAATACCGTGCTCTACTAAGTAGTTAACTACAGCTGCAGCTCTTTCTTTAGAAAGTCTTAAGTTTAATGCATCACCACCAGTTGAATCTGTATAACCTTCGATTCTGAAATGAGAATTAGGGTACTCTTTAAAGATTTCAACCATAGAATCTAAGATTGGTAAACTTTGAGATTGGAAAGTATATTTACCAGTGTTAAATAAGATAGTTTTACCGTACTGATTTAACTTTTTAATATGCTCTTCTTTAACCTCAGGACAACCGTTGTTAGCTACAGTTCCAGGAACGTCTGGACATTTGTCATCTTTATCTGGCACACCGTCACCATCTCTATCTGGCCAAGGACATCCGTCATTTTCTTTTGGACCAGGTACATCTGGACATTTGTCTAAATTATCAGGCACACCGTCACCGTCTGTATCAGGACAACCGTTGTAGATTGCTAAACCTGGAACGTCTGGACAAGCATCTTCGATATCAATGATTCCGTCACCATCTCTATCTGGACAACCTTGTAATTCTTTTGGACCAAAGTCGTATGGACATTTGTCATCTTTATCAGGAATTCCATCACCGTCTGTATCAGGACATCCGTTGAATTCTTTTAAACCTGGTACATCTGGACAAGCATCATCTTTATCATAAA
This genomic window from Flavobacterium agricola contains:
- a CDS encoding alpha/beta fold hydrolase: MLKNTITYKNAKVTYVYNHLNLNKPTIICLHGFLEHKTIFNFLFEDEAFNAYNLIAVDLLGHAETDAIGYVHTMENQAEMIMHLMQHLQIQKTSLIGHSMGGYVALAFLEMFPQHVTQLFLINSSAKADNDVKKANRARGIALVKKNAAVFIQMAIANLFDEQTKQKQEATINELKQIALANTTQGVIANMQGMLERKDRAFLLHNHDNIYFIAGTNDNIIPIDEVREQLVGTKQPINEINGYHMLWLEQPEAIQKILKAKL
- a CDS encoding ChaN family lipoprotein, encoding MTKNIYIILAFFISISLHAQKLEPFVIFNQSGKKISDKKFLKSLADADVVLFGELHDNSTAHWLQLKVIQTLHQKHKVVVGMEMFETDNQAVLNQYLSNQISAKQLDTLARLWNNYKTDYKPIVDFSKENSIPVIATNIPRRYASLLFKQGEEALLALPETDKQWFPALPMPYDENLSAYKAMLAMFDDPVHANKNFPKAQAIKDYTMAHNILKFWKQNLVFIHLHGSYHSNNFEGIYWYLKQTDPNLKVVTIATVMQSDLNKLAAENNNLADYVIVTDFDTVRTF
- a CDS encoding PD-(D/E)XK nuclease family protein, which codes for MPKIISIEEYVQELAQINTLDNIELLFEFYTVYKKLTKTENLQSFDTFANWGKILIQDFNEIDRYLLDTKKVFTYLTDIEVLKRWNLEADQATQMINKSIAFWDKLPLYYQAFSEHLLSKKLGYQGLVYRQAVANLNTYMQQIPDHSVVFAGFNALNQAEEIIFQRMLEAQKAKVFWDIDAIFLNDTHHDAGLFVRRFYNQWEYYKNNPFEWVVNEFSETKNIQIIGTPKSIGQAKIAGKLIENIQKEHQNLNKVALVLGQEALLQPVLKALPSSVDALNITMGYSAQNNPAQLLIHKLFELHLHALNRPNYEFYYKDLRAVAMHPYLESKINGEAIINKINAKNITFVSYPDSAIFGSSDRKDKNRDKLLNLLFQPWNSGVDAVIERLLEIVFAIKEQFDFEDDDKSNALQNEDEITLAFIYSIFQVLLKISTYQKKHHLIDSLDMLFAIYKQTVDMAEVSFEGEPLKGLQIMGVLESRVLDFETVIITSLNEGVFPAGKSTNSFIPNDVKVELGLPTFKEKDAIYTYHFYHLLLRAKNVYLLYNSEPADGIDKGEKSRFITQLVIEKQQNHNLQELNYTPSIPEIPKAEVVVPKSDLLQQRLHHIASGKGFSPSSIGSYLRSPLSFYKQRVLGIRDIDEVEENIAANTLGTVIHNVLENLYKPYINNFLSEAIIDQFLADFKHEVKAQFKDVYGSGDVTSGKNLIAYKVAEKYIYDFLQLEKQEIANGAAVKILSLEDDQEFVLTDPALPYPVKIAGKVDRIEYRDGKYRITDYKSGAVLPSDVKVRDWNDLIVNADKTKAIQLLCYALMTYSKFQDYPIEVGLISFKNIKSGFISFEDTDLKQTEITDEIIEKFKAQLITLLAEILDPNLPFTEERK
- a CDS encoding OmpA family protein, which gives rise to MKNLNRLFVASLMLAGTTAAQAQDSNNPWSITFGANAVDGARVSAAGPFGDQFSNYFNAKDNWSIIPSVSYINVNRYLGDNFSFGLTGSVNKIDKFVNPRLTRPGDYPVENPGDLMYYGIDGIIKYSFLEVIGTKWFDPYLHIGGGYTFLGDASAGTVNGGIGLSFWFTENVGLTLQSTYKYSFDDNRTPNVDVATHLQHFAGISFKFGGKDTDGDGIYDKDDACPDVPGLKEFNGCPDTDGDGIPDKDDKCPYDFGPKELQGCPDRDGDGIIDIEDACPDVPGLAIYNGCPDTDGDGVPDNLDKCPDVPGPKENDGCPWPDRDGDGVPDKDDKCPDVPGTVANNGCPEVKEEHIKKLNQYGKTILFNTGKYTFQSQSLPILDSMVEIFKEYPNSHFRIEGYTDSTGGDALNLRLSKERAAAVVNYLVEHGIDADRLTSEGFGKADPVASNKTARGRAENRRVEVKLVK